The following coding sequences lie in one Arachis hypogaea cultivar Tifrunner chromosome 4, arahy.Tifrunner.gnm2.J5K5, whole genome shotgun sequence genomic window:
- the LOC112797479 gene encoding ATP-dependent helicase BRM isoform X3 encodes MPQQPQKFVDLGQQSSSQGQVADRQMLNYQQAYLQYALQAQQKSALAMQSQKQSKMGIPGPSSVNDQDMHTGNLKIQDLMSMQAVNQSQASSSRNSSEHFAHGEKQMEQGQQLAFDQKSEGKPSSQGPATGHLMPGNSMRPPVQAPPTQQSMLNMLKDPLPFTKTAQYQAMQAWARNLSDPSRCLKMAQLIPQMQSRTVPQPKANDTNVGTQSLPVSVSNPQASSPTVASENTTHTNSSNDVSAQSSSAKAKQTGPSNHFGPPINASIAGNSSEVALPQFNLHGRDSQGSLRQPAVKNGMSSMHPQHACASLNLGADHPLNAKTSSSSSEPVQMQHIRQSNQSVVQDGGLSNEGGSINHSKYQGAPSQMPQQRTAFTKQQLHVLKAQILAFRRLKKGEGTLPQELLRAISPPPLDSQVQQPVTSAGGQNQDQSEVTVAEQPKQMESIAKDSQSISSINAKGSSKQEVFARDEKSTTTIHVQAMPLVIKEPAGKEEQQSVGCSAMSDQEGEHGIRQIPVRNESVLDRGKAIAAQASVSEQLQNNKTEQASIVAQPKDVGLTRKYHGPLFDFPFFTRKHDSFGSSMMLNHNNLSLAYDVKELLYDEGVQVLNKKRTENLKKIEGLLAVNLDRKRIRPDLVLKLQIEEKKLRLLDLQARLRDEIDQHQKEIMAMPDRPYRKFVKLCERQRMELARQVQASQKALREKQLKSIFNWRKKLLEAHWGIRDARTARNRGVAKYHEKMLREFSKRKDDDRSKRMEALKNNDVDRYREMLLEQQISIPGDAAERYAVLSTFLTQTEEYLHKLGSKITAAKSQQEVEEAAKAAAAAARLQGLCEEEVRVAATCAGEEVMIRNQFIEMNTPRDSSSVNKYYSLAHAVSERVVRQPSMLRAGTLRDYQMVGLQWMLSLYNNKLNGILADEMGLGKTVQVMALIAYLMEFKGNYGPHLIIVPNAVLVNWKSELHTWLPSVSCIFYVGTKDTRSKLFSQEVMAMKFNVLVTTYEFIMYDRSKLSKVDWKYIVIDEAQRMKDRDSVLARDLDRYRCQRRLLLTGTPLQNDLKELWSLLNLLLPEVFDNKKAFHDWFSKPFQKEGPNQNAEDDWLETEKKVIIIHRLHQILEPFMLRRRVEDVEGSLPPKVSIVLRCKMSAVQSAIYDWVKSTGTLRVDPEDERRKVLKNPLYQAKPYKTLNNRCMELRKTCNHPMLNYPFFDEFMDRDFIVQSCGKLWILDRILIKLQRTGHRVLLFSTMTKLLDILEDYLQWRRLVYRRIDGTTSLEDRESAIMDFNRPDSDCFIFLLSIRAAGRGLNLQSADTVVIYDPDPNPKNEEQAVARAHRIGQKREVKVIYMEAVVDKISSHQKENELRSGGLVDMEDELAGKDRYMGSIESLIRNNIQQYKIDMADEVINAGRFDQRTTHEERRSTLETLLHDEERYQETVHNVPSLQEVNRMIARSEEEVELFDQMDEELDWSEEMTRHDEVPKWLRTSTREVNAAIAALSKRPSKNILFGGSMGVESSELGSEKRRGRPKGKKLPNYKELEDDDIIECSEESSEERNGYSAHEEGEIGKFEDEVHSGGDGANLMEKDQVEHGPPFNAGYELPRSLENAKNHTVEEAGTRGSSLDSQILTHTVTPSVYSRKFGSLSALDAKPSSISKRVDELEEGEIAISGGSHMDNQQCRSWIHDRDEGEDEQVLQQPKIKRKRSLRVRHRPVIERPEDKSGIEMVPLQRGESSLIADNKYQGQTRTDRESKSLVDNNASKHDKDESSLENKQNLPSRKAANSFKLHGSPKSNRMICLSAPSEDGGEHPKESWEGKPINSAGSSAHGSKMTEIIQRRCKNVISKFQRRIDKEGQQIVPLLSDLWKRMENSGYTGGSGNSLLDLRKIEQQIDALEYNGVMELVFDVQFMLRSAMQFYGYSYEVRTEARKVHDLFFDILKIAFPDTDFAEAKGSLSFSGQIDSNAITSPRQGNVCPSKRQRTINDVETDQCPEQKAPNRGSGSNSEKARNKGHPLQKELRPGSGSGSAREQYQQNNSSALVHPGDLVVCKKKRNDREKLLAKPRTTSAGPVSPPSMGKNRSPGSGSTPKDARVFQHTSNVQGRFSQPYQLSNGSGGLVGWANPVKRLRTDCGKRRPSHT; translated from the exons ATGCCTCAGCAGCCTCAAAAATTTGTTGATTTAGGTCAGCAGAGCTCCAGCCAGGGACAAGTTGCTGACCGGCAAATGCTCAATTACCAACAAGCATACCTTCAATATGCTCTGCAGGCTCAACAAAAATCTGCTTTGGCAATGCAGTCACAGAAACAATCTAAAATGGGGATCCCAGGCCCTTCATCTGTGAATGATCAGGACATGCATACTGGAAATCTGAAAATACAGGACCTTATGTCTATGCAAGCTGTTAATCAATCCCAAGCATCATCCTCTAGGAATTCATCTGAACATTTTGCTCATGGGGAAAAGCAGATGGAGCAAGGACAGCAGCTAGCATTTGATCAGAAGAGTGAAGGAAAGCCTTCATCCCAAGGACCAGCCACTGGACACTTAATGCCAGGAAATAGTATGAGGCCACCTGTGCAAGCACCACCAACGCAGCAGAGCATGCTAAATATGTTGAAGGATCCATTACCATTTACTAAGACTGCTCAATATCAGGCTATGCAGGCATGGGCAAGAAATTTATCTGATCCTTCAAGATGTCTTAAGATGGCTCAGCTCATTCCGCAGATGCAATCAAGAACAGTTCCACAACCAAAGGCAAATGATACTAATGTTGGTACTCAGTCATTACCAGTCAGTGTTTCAAACCCACAGGCTAGTTCTCCAACAGTTGCAAGTGAGAACACAACACATACTAATTCATCTAATGATGTTTCTGCACAATCAAGTTCTGCTAAAGCAAAGCAGACAGGTCCATCTAACCATTTTGGCCCACCAATTAATGCCAGTATTGCTGGAAATTCCAGTGAAGTTGCATTGCCACAATTCAATCTTCATGGCAGAGACTCGCAAGGTTCTTTGAGGCAACCAGCAGTAAAAAATGGAATGTCTTCTATGCATCCGCAGCATGCTTGTGCAAGCTTAAACCTAGGTGCAGATCATCCTTTGAATGCAAAAACTTCATCATCTAGTTCAGAACCTGTGCAGATGCAGCACATCAGGCAATCAAATCAATCTGTTGTTCAGGATGGAGGTCTGTCAAACGAAGGGGGTTctataaatcattcaaaatatCAAGGGGCACCATCTCAGATGCCTCAACAAAGAACTGCATTTACGAAACAACAGCTTCATGTTCTTAAAGCTCAGATACTTGCATTTAGACGACTGAAG AAAGGAGAAGGAACTCTTCCCCAAGAACTTCTTCGGGCCATCAGTCCACCACCTCTTGATTCACAAGTGCAGCAACCGGTTACTTCTGCAGGAGGGCAAAATCAAGACCAATCAGAAGTAACTGTGGCAGAACAGCCAAAGCAGATGGAGTCCATTGCCAAGGACTCACAATCTATCTCATCTATTAATGCAAAGGGTTCTTCAAAGCAGGAAGTCTTTGCTAGAGATGAGAAATCCACAACAACAATACATGTGCAAGCTATGCCTTTGGTGATAAAAGAACCTGCTGGAAAGGAAGAGCAACAATCTGTTGGTTGCTCTGCTATGTCGGACCAGGAAGGTGAACATGGAATTAGACAAATACCTGTTAGAAATGAGTCGGTGTTAGATAGGGGAAAGGCTATTGCAGCCCAAGCTTCTGTTTCTGAACAATTGCAAAATAATAAAACTGAACAAGCAAGCATTGTTGCGCAGCCAAAGGATGTGGGCCTCACCAGAAAATATCATGGACCACTATTTGATTTTCCTTTCTTCACCAGGAAACACGATTCCTTTGGTTCATCAATGATGCTAAACCACAATAATTTGTCACTGGCATATGATGTGAAAGAGCTTCTTTATGATGAAGGTGTGCAAGTCCTTAACAAGAAAAGGACAGAAAATTTAAAGAAGATTGAGGGTTTACTGGCAGTTAACTTAGATAGGAAAAGAATTAGGCCAGATCTTGTGTTGAAGTTGCAAATTGAAGAAAAAAAGCTTCGCCTTTTAGATCTACAGGCACGTTTAAGGGATGAGATTGATCAACATCAAAAAGAGATAATGGCAATGCCAGATAGGCCATATAGGAAATTTGTTAAGTTGTGCGAACGTCAGCGTATGGAACTTGCTAGACAAGTGCAGGCATCACAGAAAGCTTTAAGGGAGAAGCAACTGAAATCTATATTCAATTGGCGCAAGAAGCTTCTTGAAGCACACTGGGGCATTCGTGACGCACGGACTGCTCGCAACCGGGGGGTGGCCAAGTATCACGAGAAGATGTTGAGAGAATTCTCGAAACGTAAGGATGATGACAGGAGCAAAAGGATGGAAGCCTTAAAAAACAATGATGTTGATAGGTACAGGGAGATGTTGCTGGAGCAGCAGATTAGTATCCCGGGTGATGCTGCAGAGAGATATGCTGTTCTTTCAACTTTCTTAACCCAGACTGAAGAATATCTACATAAATTAGGAAGTAAGATAACAGCTGCTAAGAGCCAACAGGAAGTGGAGGAGGCAGCAAAAGCTGCTGCAGCTGCTGCACGATTGCAG GGTCTTTGTGAAGAAGAAGTCAGAGTCGCAGCAACTTGTGCTGGAGAGGAAGTGATGATTAGAAATCAGTTTATAGAGATGAATACTCCTAGAGACAGTTCATCTGTCAACAA GTATTACAGCCTTGCTCATGCTGTGAGTGAAAGGGTTGTAAGACAACCATCCATGTTACGAGCTGGAACATTGAGAGACTATCAAATG GTTGGTTTGCAATGGATGCTTTCTTTGtataacaacaaattaaatggAATATTGGCAGATGAGATGGGTCTTGGTAAAACCGTTCAG GTCATGGCATTAATTGCGTACTTGATGGAATTTAAAGGGAACTATGGCCCACATCTTATAATAGTGCCAAATGCTGTTTTGGTTAACTGGAAG AGTGAGTTGCATACTTGGTTACCATCCGTGTCATGCATTTTTTATGTTGGAACAAAGGatacaagatcaaaattattttCTCAG GAGGTTATGGCTATGAAATTTAATGTCCTTGTGACTACTTATGAGTTCATCATGTATGACCGGTCAAAGCTTTCAAAAGTTGATTGGAAGTATATCGTAATTGATGAAGCACAGAGAATGAAGGATAGGGATTCAGTTCTAGCACGCGATCTTGACAGATACCGTTGTCAACGACGCTTGCTTCTGACAGGAACACCTTTGCAG AATGATTTGAAGGAACTCTGGTCACTTTTAAATTTACTTCTTCCAGAGGTTTTTGACAATAAGAAAGCCTTCCATGATTGGTTTTCAAAACCATTTCAAAAGGAAGGTCCAAATCAGAATGCAGAGGATGACTGGcttgaaacagaaaagaaagtCATCATTATCCATCGACTCCATCAGATTCTTGAGCCTTTCATGCTTAGGCGTCGCGTTGAAGATGTTGAAGGCTCTCTACCACCAAAG GTCTCCATAGTTTTACGATGTAAAATGTCAGCTGTCCAGAGTGCCATTTATGACTGGGTTAAATCCACTGGCACCCTTCGTGTTGATCCTGAGGATGAGAGAAGAAAGGTTTTGAAGAATCCACTCTACCAGGCAAAGCCTTATAAAACTTTAAATAACAGATGCATGGAGCTACGCAAAACCTGCAATCATCCAATGCTTAATTACCCATTTTTTGATGAATTTATGGATAGAGACTTTATTGTACAATCTTGTGGGAAGTTGTGGATTTTGGATAGGATCCTTATCAAACTTCAAAGGACTGGACATCGAGTTCTGCTGTTTAGTACCATGACAAAGCTCCTAGACATCTTGGAAGACTATCTGCAATGGCGGAGACTAGTTTACAGGAGAATTGATGGGACAACAAGTTTGGAAGACCGAGAATCAGCAATAATGGACTTCAATAGGCCTGATTCAGACTGTTTCATCTTCTTGCTTAGCATTAGAGCTGCTGGGAGAGGCCTTAATCTTCAGTCTGCTGACACAGTTGTCATTTACGATCCTGATCCAAATCCTAAAAATGAGGAGCAGGCTGTGGCCAGAGCTCATCGGATTGGACAAAAAAGGGAAGTCAAGGTTATCTACATGGAGGCTGTTGTTGACAAGATCTCTAGCCATCAGAAAGAGAACGAATTGAGAAGTGGAGGCCTTGTTGATATGGAGGATGAACTTGCTGGTAAGGATCGATATATGGGATCTATTGAGAGCCTCATAAGGAACAAtattcaacaatataagataGACATGGCTGACGAGGTCATTAATGCTGGACGTTTTGATCAAAGAACAACACATGAAGAAAGACGTTCAACTTTGGAGACTTTATTACATGACGAGGAAAGATATCAAGAAACTGTTCATAATGTTCCGTCACTACAGGAGGTTAATCGCATGATTGCTAGAAGTGAAGAGGAAGTTGAACTGTTTGATCAAATGGACGAAGAACTGGATTGGAGTGAAGAGATGACACGGCATGATGAGGTGCCTAAATGGCTTCGAACCAGCACAAGAGAAGTGAATGCTGCTATTGCTGCTTTATCTAAAAGACCATCAAAGAACATTTTATTTGGTGGCAGTATGGGCGTGGAATCTAGTGAATTGGGTTCTGAAAAGAGAAGAGGACGACCCAAGGGAAAAAAGCTTCCTAATTATAAAGAGTTGGAGGATGATGATATAATTGAGTGCTCTGAAGAAAGCTCTGAGGAAAGAAATGGATATTCTGCACATGAAGAAGGGGAGATAGGAAAATTTGAAGATGAAGTACATAGTGGGGGTGATGGAGCTAATCTCATGGAAAAAGATCAAGTCGAACATGGTCCACCTTTTAATGCTGGATATGAACTTCCTCGGTCtttagaaaatgctaaaaatcacACAGTTGAAGAAGCTGGTACGAGAGGATCATCATTAGATAGTCAAATATTGACACATACAGTGACACCATCAGTTTACTCACGGAAATTTGGTTCCCTCTCTGCGTTAGATGCCAAGCCAAGTTCCATTTCAAAAAGG GTAGATGAGTTAGAAGAAGGGGAAATTGCAATATCTGGTGGTTCTCACATGGATAATCAACAATGTAGAAGTTGGATTCATGATCGTGATGAAGGTGAGGATGAACAAGTTCTGCAGCAACCCAAGATCAAACGCAAACGTAGTCTACGTGTTCGACACCGTCCTGTCATCGAAAGGCCTGAGGACAAATCTGGCATTGAGATGGTTCCTCTTCAACGTGGAGAATCATCTCTTATTGCAGACAATAAATATCAAGGTCAAACAAGGACTGACCGAGAATCAAAATCACTTGTTGACAATAATGCCAGCAAGCATGATAAGGATGAATCTTCATTGGAAAATAAGCAAAATTTACCTTCAAGGAAAGCAGCTAATTCATTCAAATTACATGGCTCACCTAAGTCTAATCGTATGATCTGCTTGTCTGCTCCTTCAGAGGATGGTGGTGAACACCCTAAAGAAAGTTGGGAAGGAAAGCCTATCAACTCAGCTGGATCTTCAGCTCATGGCTCTAAGATGACCGAAATTATTCAGAGAAGA TGCAAAAATGTAATTAGCAAATTCCAAAGGAGAATAGACAAGGAAGGCCAACAAATTGTACCTTTGCTATCAGATTTGTGGAAGAGGATGGAGAATTCTGGGTACACTGGCGGATCAGGGAACAGTTTGTTGGATCTACGAAAGATTGAGCAGCAGATTGATGCATTGGAGTATAATGGAGTAATGGAGCTTGTGTTTGATGTGCAGTTTATGTTGAGGAGTGCGATGCAATTTTATGGATACTCATATGAG GTAAGAACTGAAGCAAGGAAGGTTCATGATCTCttttttgatattttgaaaattGCATTTCCCGATACGGACTTTGCAGAAGCAAAAGGTTCCCTTTCTTTCTCCGGCCAAATTGATTCCAATGCCATAACATCCCCTAGGCAAGGAAATGTTTGCCCAAGCAAGAGGCAAAGGACAATAAATGATGTGGAAACCGATCAATGCCCTGAACAAAAGGCTCCGAACCGTGGTTCCGGGTCTAACAGCGAAAAAGCCAGGAACAAAGGCCATCCATTGCAGAAGGAATTGAGACCTGGAAGCGGTAGTGGTAGTGCCCGGGAGCAATATCAGCAGAATAATTCTTCTGCATTAGTTCATCCAGGTGATCTGGTTGTatgcaagaagaaaagaaatgacaGAGAAAAATTATTGGCGAAGCCTAGGACCACATCCGCCGGTCCTGTTTCACCACCCAGTATGGGTAAGAATAGAAGTCCCGGGTCAGGTTCGACTCCCAAGGATGCGAGGGTGTTTCAACATACTTCAAATGTGCAAGGGCGGTTTAGCCAGCCATATCAGCTGTCAAATGGGTCTGGTGGGTTAGTTGGCTGGGCAAACCCGGTAAAGCGACTAAGAACAGATTGTGGGAAGAGGAGACCAAGCCAtacatag